In Dehalococcoidia bacterium, the following are encoded in one genomic region:
- a CDS encoding TIGR01906 family membrane protein encodes MSTMRPRLRTVLAYVFVLLLPALFITTSVRLAFTALPLYTYGFERYGAAERTRISPADLEQVGREFIAFFNGDDPTLRIRARVSGVERPLFSEREVAHMRDVHDLVRGFFRWQTAMMVALGVYVVGGLALAGGRFARELGWALFWGGALTLALFAVFAALVTVAFSQLFLLFHLLSFSNDFWTLDPARDYLIMLFPAGFWFDSALALGVMIAVQAAVAIGAGVALTRAQRARLRRLKAA; translated from the coding sequence ATGTCCACCATGCGGCCCCGTCTTCGCACCGTCCTCGCCTATGTTTTCGTCCTGCTTCTGCCGGCGCTCTTCATCACCACCAGCGTTCGGCTCGCCTTTACCGCTCTCCCTCTGTACACATACGGGTTCGAGCGGTACGGAGCGGCGGAGCGGACCCGCATCAGCCCCGCCGACCTGGAGCAGGTGGGCCGCGAGTTTATCGCGTTTTTCAACGGAGACGACCCGACCTTGCGCATCCGCGCCCGCGTCTCCGGCGTGGAGCGCCCTCTATTCAGTGAGCGGGAGGTCGCGCACATGCGGGACGTGCACGATCTGGTGAGGGGCTTCTTCCGGTGGCAGACCGCCATGATGGTCGCGCTGGGCGTGTACGTGGTCGGGGGTCTCGCGCTGGCAGGCGGACGGTTCGCCCGCGAGTTGGGCTGGGCGCTTTTCTGGGGCGGCGCGCTGACATTGGCGCTTTTCGCCGTTTTCGCCGCGCTGGTGACCGTGGCGTTCTCGCAGCTCTTCCTGCTGTTTCACCTGCTGAGCTTCAGCAACGACTTCTGGACGCTTGACCCGGCGCGCGACTATCTGATCATGCTGTTCCCCGCGGGCTTCTGGTTCGACTCCGCCCTAGCGCTCGGCGTCATGATAGCGGTGCAGGCCGCCGTGGCGATAGGCGCGGGCGTGGCGCTGACGCGGGCGCAACGGGCGCGATTGCGGCGGCTGAAGGCGGCGTAA
- the mazG gene encoding nucleoside triphosphate pyrophosphohydrolase, with amino-acid sequence MARKQAGKAVTPLEASAPSAPAVAVALRLAERAAESLGLDLSQGLFLCGPDAEPRPYMPALLGPLAAEGMAALRERLLASYPPGHGVTLVRVPARGAPRVHPMALADIPEQGAGKTLAFLYLPRVSGADSGASFAELVGIMARLRGPGGCPWDREQSHQSLRKYLLEECYETLEALDSDDARKTAEELGDLLLQIVFHAQIAREAGAFTMDDVARGISAKLVRRHPHVFGDARVASSGEVYTRWEELKRKERGDGASILDSVPRSMPALAYSQEVQARAARTGFDWSDVQGVLAKVEEEIQEFRSARDKAEQESELGDIFTALVNIARWLGFDSETALRRANARFCQRFTTMERLCRERGLDFAKLPMERKEALWQEAKRILGHTPS; translated from the coding sequence GTGGCGCGTAAACAGGCGGGTAAGGCTGTGACGCCGCTTGAGGCGAGCGCTCCCTCCGCTCCAGCCGTGGCTGTCGCACTCCGCCTTGCGGAGCGGGCCGCGGAGTCGCTCGGTCTGGACCTGTCGCAGGGACTATTCCTGTGCGGGCCGGATGCGGAGCCGCGGCCCTACATGCCCGCGCTGCTCGGCCCGCTGGCCGCGGAGGGCATGGCCGCGCTGCGGGAGCGGCTGCTGGCCAGCTATCCGCCCGGCCACGGCGTAACCCTCGTCCGCGTCCCCGCTCGGGGCGCGCCGCGCGTCCACCCAATGGCTCTCGCGGACATCCCTGAGCAGGGCGCGGGGAAAACGCTCGCTTTTCTCTATCTGCCGCGCGTTAGCGGGGCCGACAGCGGGGCCAGCTTTGCTGAACTGGTCGGCATCATGGCCCGCCTGCGCGGCCCGGGCGGCTGCCCCTGGGACCGTGAGCAGAGCCACCAGTCGCTCCGCAAATACCTGCTGGAAGAATGCTACGAGACCCTGGAGGCGCTGGACTCCGACGACGCGCGTAAGACCGCCGAGGAGCTGGGCGACCTGCTTCTACAAATAGTTTTCCACGCGCAGATCGCGCGCGAGGCGGGCGCCTTCACGATGGACGACGTGGCGCGCGGCATCAGCGCCAAGCTGGTCCGGCGGCATCCGCACGTCTTCGGCGACGCCCGTGTCGCGTCGTCCGGCGAGGTGTACACCCGCTGGGAGGAGCTGAAGCGCAAGGAGCGGGGAGACGGCGCGTCCATCCTGGACAGCGTGCCCAGGTCCATGCCCGCCCTGGCGTACAGCCAGGAGGTCCAGGCGCGGGCCGCCCGCACGGGGTTCGACTGGAGCGACGTTCAGGGCGTTCTAGCCAAGGTGGAGGAGGAAATCCAGGAGTTTCGCAGCGCCCGCGACAAGGCCGAGCAGGAGAGCGAGCTGGGCGACATCTTCACCGCCCTGGTCAATATCGCCCGGTGGCTCGGTTTCGACAGCGAGACCGCCCTGCGGCGGGCTAACGCGCGCTTTTGCCAGCGGTTCACCACAATGGAACGCCTGTGCCGGGAGCGTGGCCTGGACTTCGCCAAACTCCCGATGGAGCGGAAAGAGGCGCTGTGGCAGGAGGCCAAGCGTATTCTGGGCCACACGCCGTCGTAA
- a CDS encoding Lrp/AsnC ligand binding domain-containing protein: protein MAIKAYVLLTTEPAKTKAVVAHMASVPAVKEVNEVLGPYDVVLEMSIDRLEEMTDILRRSVRPVDGVLSTLTCVSMKPS, encoded by the coding sequence ATGGCAATCAAAGCGTATGTCCTGCTGACCACCGAGCCCGCCAAGACCAAGGCGGTCGTCGCGCACATGGCGAGCGTCCCCGCGGTGAAGGAAGTCAACGAAGTCCTCGGCCCGTACGATGTTGTGCTGGAGATGAGCATTGATCGGCTCGAGGAGATGACGGACATCCTGCGCCGGTCCGTCCGTCCGGTGGACGGCGTCCTGAGCACCCTGACCTGCGTGTCGATGAAGCCGTCGTAG
- a CDS encoding DEAD/DEAH box helicase, protein MDTIGFLAHVKRQPWYKDQVAHVQVITPRAARYADLDAPLPSVLGAALEKLGAGRLYLHQAQAINALRSGQNVVVCTPAASGKTLCYNLPVLETLLAEKGARALYLFPTKALAQDQLRALQGLTSAAGIVVRAATYDGDTPSAERAEVRRSAQVLITNPDMLHAGILPNHRAWSRFLRHLRFVVVDEAHTYRGVFGSHVALVLRRLRRLCAFYGVSPRFVLASATIANAGEHAERLTGLPFRVVDDDGAPYGGKDFVFWNPPLVNEVRGTRRSANSEASQLFTELVKSGTRTILFARSRRLAELLYVYSRERLKETDRELAKRISPYRAGYTPEDRRRIEQELVRGDLLGVSATNALELGVDIGDLDATVLTGYPGSIASVWQQAGRSGRRGARSLSALVALDNPLDQYFMRHPDIFFGKTCEHALISPANPHMLRPHLLCAAYEFPLTEVDIKYFGPEMTGHVAALAEQGFLHERRRTWYLSASVAYPATGVNLRSTSNDSYTIVEEGTGALLETVESSVAFFQVHQGAIYLHQGETYLITGLDIPGRTAHARVSDAPYYTQTIDLTDIRIRKVLEERAVGATHAYLGEVEVVNRVMGYKRKRHVTEDLLGEEPLDLPEQLFSTIALWWDIPEPLLKEVARAGLDLSGGLHAAEHATIGMLPLFALCDRNDIGGVSTPLHPDTGRPQVFIYDGHPGGVGIAEKGFELLEQLWTATLRAVAECPCEDGCPSCIQSPKCGNNNEPLDKLAAGVILRGVLGLNPGAGAASASA, encoded by the coding sequence ATGGACACCATCGGCTTCCTGGCCCACGTGAAGCGTCAGCCCTGGTACAAGGACCAGGTGGCCCACGTTCAGGTGATTACGCCGCGCGCCGCCCGGTACGCCGACCTCGACGCGCCTCTGCCTTCCGTGCTGGGCGCCGCCCTGGAAAAGCTTGGGGCAGGCCGCCTTTACCTCCATCAGGCGCAGGCCATCAACGCCCTGCGCAGCGGCCAGAACGTCGTCGTCTGCACGCCGGCCGCCAGCGGCAAGACTCTCTGCTATAACCTGCCCGTGCTGGAAACGCTGCTCGCTGAAAAGGGCGCGCGCGCCCTCTACCTGTTCCCCACGAAGGCGCTGGCCCAGGACCAGTTGCGCGCCTTGCAGGGTCTGACCTCCGCGGCGGGCATCGTTGTTCGCGCCGCCACGTACGACGGCGATACGCCCTCAGCGGAGCGCGCGGAGGTGCGGCGGAGCGCTCAGGTGCTCATCACCAATCCGGACATGCTGCATGCGGGCATCCTGCCGAACCATCGGGCGTGGTCGCGCTTTCTGCGGCATCTGCGCTTTGTTGTGGTGGACGAAGCGCATACCTACCGCGGCGTCTTCGGTTCCCACGTGGCGCTGGTGCTGCGCCGCCTGCGCCGGCTCTGCGCCTTCTACGGGGTGTCGCCGCGCTTCGTGCTGGCGTCGGCCACCATCGCCAACGCCGGGGAGCACGCCGAGCGGCTGACCGGCCTGCCGTTCCGCGTGGTTGACGACGACGGCGCACCCTACGGCGGCAAGGATTTCGTCTTCTGGAACCCGCCTCTGGTCAACGAGGTCCGGGGCACGCGCAGGAGCGCCAACTCCGAGGCGTCCCAACTCTTCACCGAGCTGGTCAAATCGGGCACGCGCACCATCCTCTTCGCCCGCTCCCGTCGCCTGGCGGAACTCCTTTACGTTTACAGCAGGGAGCGGCTCAAGGAGACGGACAGGGAGCTTGCGAAGCGCATTTCGCCCTACAGGGCGGGGTACACGCCGGAAGACCGGCGGCGCATAGAGCAGGAGCTTGTCCGTGGCGACCTTCTGGGCGTCTCCGCCACGAACGCCCTGGAGCTGGGCGTGGACATCGGCGACCTGGACGCCACGGTGCTGACCGGCTATCCGGGGAGCATCGCCAGCGTGTGGCAGCAGGCGGGCCGCAGCGGACGTCGCGGCGCCCGCTCCTTGAGCGCGCTGGTGGCCCTGGACAACCCGCTGGACCAGTACTTCATGCGCCATCCGGATATCTTCTTTGGCAAGACGTGCGAACATGCCCTCATCTCGCCCGCGAACCCCCACATGCTGCGGCCCCATCTGCTGTGCGCCGCCTATGAGTTCCCGCTTACCGAAGTGGACATAAAATACTTCGGGCCGGAGATGACCGGGCATGTGGCGGCCTTGGCTGAGCAGGGTTTCCTGCACGAGCGAAGAAGGACGTGGTACCTCTCCGCCTCGGTCGCCTACCCCGCGACGGGGGTGAACCTTCGTTCCACGTCCAACGACTCGTACACCATCGTGGAGGAGGGCACCGGCGCGCTGCTGGAGACGGTGGAATCGTCGGTCGCGTTCTTCCAGGTCCATCAGGGGGCCATCTACCTGCACCAGGGCGAGACGTATCTCATCACCGGGCTGGATATCCCCGGCAGGACGGCCCACGCCCGCGTCTCGGACGCCCCTTACTATACACAGACGATTGACCTGACGGACATCCGCATCCGCAAGGTGCTGGAGGAGCGCGCGGTGGGGGCCACCCATGCCTACCTGGGCGAGGTGGAGGTGGTGAACCGGGTGATGGGCTACAAAAGGAAGCGCCACGTGACGGAGGACCTCCTGGGCGAGGAGCCGCTGGACCTGCCGGAGCAGCTTTTCTCCACGATCGCGTTGTGGTGGGACATACCGGAGCCGTTGCTGAAGGAGGTCGCCCGCGCGGGGCTGGACCTGTCGGGCGGGCTGCACGCCGCCGAGCACGCCACCATCGGCATGCTGCCTCTGTTCGCCCTCTGCGATCGCAACGACATTGGCGGCGTGTCCACGCCCCTGCATCCGGATACGGGGAGGCCGCAGGTGTTCATCTACGACGGCCATCCCGGCGGCGTGGGCATAGCGGAGAAGGGGTTCGAGTTGCTGGAGCAGCTCTGGACGGCCACGCTGCGCGCCGTGGCCGAGTGCCCGTGCGAGGACGGCTGCCCGAGCTGCATTCAGTCGCCCAAGTGCGGCAATAATAACGAGCCTCTGGACAAGCTGGCCGCGGGCGTCATCCTGCGCGGCGTGCTGGGGTTGAATCCGGGCGCGGGAGCGGCGTCCGCCTCCGCATAG